A stretch of the Malus sylvestris chromosome 10, drMalSylv7.2, whole genome shotgun sequence genome encodes the following:
- the LOC126585064 gene encoding disease resistance protein RUN1-like isoform X1, which translates to MENPGSKYDVFLSFRGEETRMGITDHLYCTLKDYKFNVFLDEDELPRGDGISGELTQAIKGSRLAAIVFSKRYAESRWCLQELVQIMECRKLGQLVFPIFYDVDPSDVRHQTGSFATAFQNHEQRFTKEKVQEWREALTAAAELSGEHFQVNNGNEGNFIRNVVSQITGKLSRNNCLVVPTKLVGIDSRVREISKHLDVGGSNDVRIIGILGMCGLGKTTVAKAVFNKHHHSFDGASFLETASEEKLVDLQKKLISDILKQAYILVSSINEGTKEIKQRLGNRRVLVVIDDLDSVQQRDALAIKPDSFGPGSRIIITSRNEHLLKIINVDKICPLPAMNEGEALELLSWHAFRNNYPNEEYIELSRKAVGYCGGLPLTLEVLGSYIRTGSTSEWETVLDKWKRSQPYREIHRRLKISYDGLTDDDVKAIFLDISCFFTGMNKDYVMTVLDGCQFYPEIGIRELQDQCLVTVDKEGNLMMHDLIQGMGREIVRAESPDNPGERSRLWHNEDITDVLTKQSGTEDVEGLALDMQESDECSFSTEAFGKMQSLRLLKLNNIKLTGSYDNLSKELRWLCWHGFPLKVIPEDFDQSNLVAIDLSYSKLIRVWVDTDVQLLKNLKIINLSHSHYLTESPDLSKIPNLEKLILVNCVRLSKIHPSIGHLERLSLVNLEDCKTLQYLPGDFCKSKSVETLILKGCTGFIKLKDKGEMVSSTTLQASHTMTMKLPSSIAGLKNLRSVLLSLHGLSSLTLLGLGNCGLTDDAIPKDLGSLFSLEILELDGNLFYSLPSLSGLSKLKMLDLSYCKNLLEIPDLPRSLEILRANHCIALAKLPNFSEMSSMVELHLNHSPKLTEILGLHKSLNTMRRIHMEGCTNLTADFRKNIILGWTSCGHGDIFLSGIYDIPEWFQIVGIHEPNDVRFKVPRNFRGLTVCCVFETYCPGFTVTNITKRKALHTWDESTCWVADSVLRLQSVLSNDVLHLQSGDEVSISAVTKAHGRGRVIGRVMKTGVNLVWDDGNAGDKYTSIEEIGAVPRNNSSEETLPSPSVHTDGCLPMASDLEKCANEAFIDDCFKLAVDLYTHAIAFNPQSAELYTNRAQANIKSGNLTEAVADANKAIEFDPLSYKAYLRKGIACIKLKEYQTAKATLEIGAPLAPHETRFANLIKECDEKIAEETAVLPTASLENITENVIPAKDVQPASQPSNQVTVASVKPKYRPEFYQKPEEVVVTIFAEGIPAKDVNVDFGEQKLGVSIDVAGEDTYYFQTHLFGKIIPEMCRFDVLSTKVEIRLAKAEPLHWTSLEFSEDNPVPLKVTGPVVGVPSPSYLSSKPRTNPVTVHPMPSNDANQPDGNTIVKAEPRSFIASGFSLSEEQHDVAGPPVKHRKQHRIKYAQNQEPSLLRGVYFKNMKWHAAIKVDKKQIHLGTVGSQEEAAHLYDRAAFMCGREPNFELSEEEKQELRKFKWDEFLVMTRHAITNKKHMRRQGAESEKRSESPQLEDSDWEDDQEEVSGLSASEDAEQDMSDS; encoded by the exons ATGGAGAACCCGGGCAGCAAGTACGACGTGTTCTTGAGCTTTAGAGGCGAAGAAACACGCATGGGCATCACGGACCACCTCTACTGTACATTAAAAGACTACAAGTTCAATGTCTTTCTGGACGAGGACGAATTACCTAGAGGGGATGGTATATCAGGAGAACTGACGCAAGCAATCAAAGGGTCCAGACTTGCTGCCATCGTGTTCTCAAAGCGTTATGCGGAGTCCAGATGGTGTCTTCAGGAGCTGGTGCAGATCATGGAGTGCAGAAAACTGGGTCAACTTGTTTTTCCGATTTTCTACGATGTTGATCCTTCAGATGTCAGGCATCAGACTGGTAGTTTTGCAACCGCGTTTCAGAACCATGAACAAAGGTTTACGAAAGAAAAAGTCCAGGAGTGGAGAGAGGCTCTTACTGCAGCTGCAGAGTTGAGCGGCGAGCATTTTCAAGTGAATAACGG GAATGAAGGAAATTTTATCAGGAACGTTGTTTCTCAGATCACTGGAAAACTGAGCAGAAACAATTGCTTAGTGGTACCTACCAAGCTAGTTGGAATAGATTCTCGCGTGCGAGAAATTAGTAAGCATTTAGATGTTGGAGGATCAAATGATGTTCGCATAATTGGAATTTTGGGTATGTGTGGACTGGGTAAGACAACGGTTGCAAAAGCCGTTTTCAACAAACATCATCATAGTTTTGACGGTGCAAGTTTCCTTGAAACCGCGAGCGAAGAGAAACTGGTTGATTtgcaaaaaaaacttatttctGATATCTTGAAACAGGCCTACATATTGGTAAGTAGTATCAATGAAGGGACCAAGGAGATAAAACAAAGGTTAGGCAACAGAAGGGTACTTGTCGTAATTGATGATTTAGACAGCGTTCAACAAAGAGATGCTTTGGCTATAAAACCTGACTCCTTTGGTCCAGGGAGCAGAATCATTATAACTTCAAGAAACGAACATTTGCTAAAGATAATTAATGTGGATAAGATATGTCCTCTGCCAGCAATGAATGAAGGAGAAGCTCTTGAACTACTTAGTTGGCATGCCTTTAGAAACAATTATCCTAATGAAGAGTATATTGAGCTCTCAAGAAAGGCTGTTGGCTACTGTGGAGGTTTGCCACTAACACTTGAAGTCTTAGGTTCTTATATACGTACAGGAAGCACAAGTGAATGGGAAACTGTACTGGATAAATGGAAAAGGTCACAGCCTTATCGGGAAATTCACAGAAGACTTAAAATAAGCTATGATGGGCTAACTGATGATGACGTGAAGGCTATATTCCTTGACATCTCTTGTTTCTTTACTGGAATGAACAAGGACTATGTCATGACAGTACTGGATGGCTGTCAGTTTTATCCAGAAATAGGGATTCGAGAACTCCAAGATCAATGCCTTGTAACTGTTGATAAAGAAGGCAATCTCATGATGCATGATTTGATTCAAGGCATGGGCAGAGAAATCGTGCGTGCAGAATCCCCTGACAATCCTGGAGAACGTAGTAGATTGTGGCATAATGAAGATATAACAGACGTATTGACGAAGCAATCT GGAACGGAAGACGTTGAAGGACTCGCTTTAGATATGCAAGAGTCTGACGAGTGTAGCTTCAGTACAGAAGCATTTGGAAAGATGCAGAGTCTGAGATTGCTCAAACTCAATAACATAAAGCTCACTGGAAGTTACGACAATCTTTCCAAAGAGTTAAGATGGTTGTGTTGGCATGGATTTCCTCTGAAGGTCATACCTGAAGATTTCGATCAATCAAACCTTGTTGCTATTGACCTGAGCTATAGCAAACTCATACGAGTTTGGGTGGATACTGACGTG CAGCTGCTCAAGAATCTGAAAATCATCAATCTCAGTCATTCCCATTACCTAACAGAATCACCAGATCTTTCCAAAATCCCAAATCTAGAAAAACTGATATTGGTAAATTGTGTAAGATTGTCTAAGATTCACCCATCCATTGGGCATCTTGAAAGACTTTCGTTGGTAAATCTTGAGGACTGCAAAACGCTTCAGTATTTACCAGGGGATTTCTGTAAGTCAAAATCAGTTGAGACTCTTATTCTTAAAGGCTGTACAGGATTTATAAAACTGAAGGACAAGGGGGAGATGGTATCATCGACAACACTTCAAGCAAGCCATACAATGACAATGAAATTACCATCCTCAATAGCAGGATTGAAGAACCTGAGATCTGTGCTCCTTTCATTGCATGGCTTAAGTTCTTTGACACTTTTAGGTCTTGGAAACTGCGGTTTAACTGATGATGCAATCCCTAAGGATCTTGGGAGTCTATTTTCCTTAGAAATATTGGAGCTTGATGGCAATTTGTTTTATAGCCTACCTAGCCTCAGTGGACTCTCCAAGCTTAAAATGTTAGATTTGAGTTATTGCAAAAATCTTCTTGAAATCCCAGATTTACCAAGAAGTTTGGAAATCTTGAGAGCGAATCACTGCATTGCACTCGCAAAACTGCCTAATTTTTCAGAAATGTCAAGTATGGTAGAACTGCATCTAAATCACTCCCCCAAACTCACTGAGATTCTAGGCTTGCATAAGTCGTTAAACACTATGAGAAGGATTCATATGGAAGGCTGCACCAATCTCACTGCTGATTTTAGGAAGAACATCATactg GGATGGACTTCTTGCGGACATGGTGACATTTTTCTCAGTGGAATTTATGATATTCCGGAGTGGTTCCAGATTGTTGGTATTCATGAGCCCAATGATGTTCGTTTTAAAGTGCCTCGTAATTTTAGAGGATTGACTGTGTGCTGTGTTTTCGAAACATATTGTCCGGGATTTACTGTTACAAATATTACCAAGCGTAAGGCTTTGCACACCTGGGATGAATCTACCTGCTGGGTAGCTGATAGTGTACTCCGTTTGCAAAGTGTATTATCAAATGATGTACTCCATTTGCAAAGTGGGGACGAAGTCTCGATTTCTGCAGTTACAAAGGCTCATGGGAGAGGGAGAGTAATAGGGAGAGTGATGAAAACAGGAGTTAATCTAGTCTGGGATGATGGTAATGCCGGTGACAAATACACTAGCATTGAGGAGATTGGTGCTGTACCAAGAAATAATTCATCTGAAGAG actcttccatCTCCCTCGGTCCACACGGATGGTTGTTTGCCCATGGCTTCCGATCTCGAAAAGTGTGCCAATGAGGCATTCATCGATGACTGCTTCAAGTTGGCCGTTGACCTCTACACCCATGCCATCGCTTTCAACCCTCAGAGCGCTGAGCTCTACACCAACCGCGCACAGGCCAACATCAAATCCGGCAATCTCACTGAGGCTGTTGCGGATGCGAACAAGGCAATCGAGTTCGATCCATTATCGTACAAAGCGTATTTGCGCAAAGGAATTGCCTGCATCAAGCTCAAGGAATATCAGACTGCAAAAGCAACCCTGGAAATTGGTGCTCCTTTGGCCCCGCATGAGACAAGATTCGCTAATTTGATAAAAGAGTGTGATGAGAAAATTGCAGAGGAAACTGCTGTTCTACCAACGGCTTCATTGGAGAACATTACAGAGAATGTTATACCTGCAAAAGATGTTCAGCCTGCGAGTCAACCTTCCAATCAGGTGACTGTAGCATCTGTCAAACCAAAATACAGGCCTGAATTCTACCAGAAGCCAGAAGAAGTGGTTGTGACTATATTCGCCGAGGGCATACCAGCCAAAGACGTTAATGTTGACTTTGGTGAACAAAAATTAGGTGTTAGCATTGATGTTGCTGGTGAAGATACATATTATTTTCAGACCCACTTATTTGGAAAGATAATACCTGAAATGTGCAGATTTGACGTTCTGTCCACCAAAGTTGAAATTCGCCTGGCTAAAGCTGAACCATTACACTGGACATCTCTTGAATTCAGTGAGGACAACCCTGTTCCACTAAAGGTCACTGGCCCAGTTGTTGGAGTGCCAAGCCCATCCTACCTATCCTCGAAACCCCGTACAAATCCTGTCACTGTGCATCCCATGCCTTCAAATGATGCAAATCAACCAGATGGG AATACCATTGTGAAAGCAGAACCTCGTTCCTTCATTGCATCTGGTTTTAGCTTATCCGAAGAGCAGCACGATGTGGCAG GGCCACCAGTCAAACACAGAAAGCAACATCGCATAAAGTATGCTCAAAACCAGGAACCAAGTCTACTGAGAGGTGTGTATTTTAAGAATATGAAGTGGCATGCAGCAATAAAAGTTGACAAGAAACAAATCCACTTGGGCACTGTTGGTTCCCAAGAAGAGGCTGCTCATTTGTACGACAG GGCTGCTTTCATGTGTGGGAGGGAACCAAATTTTGAGCTTTCTGAGGAGGAGAAGCAAGAACTCAGGAAATTCAAGTGGGATGAATTCTTGGTAATGACTCGTCATGCAATTACCAATAAAA AACACATGAGAAGGCAAGGGGCAGAGTCAGAGAAGAGGTCCGAGAGTCCTCAATTAGAAGACAGCGACTGGGAGGATGACCAAGAAGAAGTGAGTGGCCTTTCAGCTTCAGAAGATGCAGAGCAAGACATGTCAGACTCTTGA
- the LOC126585064 gene encoding disease resistance protein RUN1-like isoform X2 — MENPGSKYDVFLSFRGEETRMGITDHLYCTLKDYKFNVFLDEDELPRGDGISGELTQAIKGSRLAAIVFSKRYAESRWCLQELVQIMECRKLGQLVFPIFYDVDPSDVRHQTGSFATAFQNHEQRFTKEKVQEWREALTAAAELSGEHFQVNNGNEGNFIRNVVSQITGKLSRNNCLVVPTKLVGIDSRVREISKHLDVGGSNDVRIIGILGMCGLGKTTVAKAVFNKHHHSFDGASFLETASEEKLVDLQKKLISDILKQAYILVSSINEGTKEIKQRLGNRRVLVVIDDLDSVQQRDALAIKPDSFGPGSRIIITSRNEHLLKIINVDKICPLPAMNEGEALELLSWHAFRNNYPNEEYIELSRKAVGYCGGLPLTLEVLGSYIRTGSTSEWETVLDKWKRSQPYREIHRRLKISYDGLTDDDVKAIFLDISCFFTGMNKDYVMTVLDGCQFYPEIGIRELQDQCLVTVDKEGNLMMHDLIQGMGREIVRAESPDNPGERSRLWHNEDITDVLTKQSGTEDVEGLALDMQESDECSFSTEAFGKMQSLRLLKLNNIKLTGSYDNLSKELRWLCWHGFPLKVIPEDFDQSNLVAIDLSYSKLIRVWVDTDVLLKNLKIINLSHSHYLTESPDLSKIPNLEKLILVNCVRLSKIHPSIGHLERLSLVNLEDCKTLQYLPGDFCKSKSVETLILKGCTGFIKLKDKGEMVSSTTLQASHTMTMKLPSSIAGLKNLRSVLLSLHGLSSLTLLGLGNCGLTDDAIPKDLGSLFSLEILELDGNLFYSLPSLSGLSKLKMLDLSYCKNLLEIPDLPRSLEILRANHCIALAKLPNFSEMSSMVELHLNHSPKLTEILGLHKSLNTMRRIHMEGCTNLTADFRKNIILGWTSCGHGDIFLSGIYDIPEWFQIVGIHEPNDVRFKVPRNFRGLTVCCVFETYCPGFTVTNITKRKALHTWDESTCWVADSVLRLQSVLSNDVLHLQSGDEVSISAVTKAHGRGRVIGRVMKTGVNLVWDDGNAGDKYTSIEEIGAVPRNNSSEETLPSPSVHTDGCLPMASDLEKCANEAFIDDCFKLAVDLYTHAIAFNPQSAELYTNRAQANIKSGNLTEAVADANKAIEFDPLSYKAYLRKGIACIKLKEYQTAKATLEIGAPLAPHETRFANLIKECDEKIAEETAVLPTASLENITENVIPAKDVQPASQPSNQVTVASVKPKYRPEFYQKPEEVVVTIFAEGIPAKDVNVDFGEQKLGVSIDVAGEDTYYFQTHLFGKIIPEMCRFDVLSTKVEIRLAKAEPLHWTSLEFSEDNPVPLKVTGPVVGVPSPSYLSSKPRTNPVTVHPMPSNDANQPDGNTIVKAEPRSFIASGFSLSEEQHDVAGPPVKHRKQHRIKYAQNQEPSLLRGVYFKNMKWHAAIKVDKKQIHLGTVGSQEEAAHLYDRAAFMCGREPNFELSEEEKQELRKFKWDEFLVMTRHAITNKKHMRRQGAESEKRSESPQLEDSDWEDDQEEVSGLSASEDAEQDMSDS; from the exons ATGGAGAACCCGGGCAGCAAGTACGACGTGTTCTTGAGCTTTAGAGGCGAAGAAACACGCATGGGCATCACGGACCACCTCTACTGTACATTAAAAGACTACAAGTTCAATGTCTTTCTGGACGAGGACGAATTACCTAGAGGGGATGGTATATCAGGAGAACTGACGCAAGCAATCAAAGGGTCCAGACTTGCTGCCATCGTGTTCTCAAAGCGTTATGCGGAGTCCAGATGGTGTCTTCAGGAGCTGGTGCAGATCATGGAGTGCAGAAAACTGGGTCAACTTGTTTTTCCGATTTTCTACGATGTTGATCCTTCAGATGTCAGGCATCAGACTGGTAGTTTTGCAACCGCGTTTCAGAACCATGAACAAAGGTTTACGAAAGAAAAAGTCCAGGAGTGGAGAGAGGCTCTTACTGCAGCTGCAGAGTTGAGCGGCGAGCATTTTCAAGTGAATAACGG GAATGAAGGAAATTTTATCAGGAACGTTGTTTCTCAGATCACTGGAAAACTGAGCAGAAACAATTGCTTAGTGGTACCTACCAAGCTAGTTGGAATAGATTCTCGCGTGCGAGAAATTAGTAAGCATTTAGATGTTGGAGGATCAAATGATGTTCGCATAATTGGAATTTTGGGTATGTGTGGACTGGGTAAGACAACGGTTGCAAAAGCCGTTTTCAACAAACATCATCATAGTTTTGACGGTGCAAGTTTCCTTGAAACCGCGAGCGAAGAGAAACTGGTTGATTtgcaaaaaaaacttatttctGATATCTTGAAACAGGCCTACATATTGGTAAGTAGTATCAATGAAGGGACCAAGGAGATAAAACAAAGGTTAGGCAACAGAAGGGTACTTGTCGTAATTGATGATTTAGACAGCGTTCAACAAAGAGATGCTTTGGCTATAAAACCTGACTCCTTTGGTCCAGGGAGCAGAATCATTATAACTTCAAGAAACGAACATTTGCTAAAGATAATTAATGTGGATAAGATATGTCCTCTGCCAGCAATGAATGAAGGAGAAGCTCTTGAACTACTTAGTTGGCATGCCTTTAGAAACAATTATCCTAATGAAGAGTATATTGAGCTCTCAAGAAAGGCTGTTGGCTACTGTGGAGGTTTGCCACTAACACTTGAAGTCTTAGGTTCTTATATACGTACAGGAAGCACAAGTGAATGGGAAACTGTACTGGATAAATGGAAAAGGTCACAGCCTTATCGGGAAATTCACAGAAGACTTAAAATAAGCTATGATGGGCTAACTGATGATGACGTGAAGGCTATATTCCTTGACATCTCTTGTTTCTTTACTGGAATGAACAAGGACTATGTCATGACAGTACTGGATGGCTGTCAGTTTTATCCAGAAATAGGGATTCGAGAACTCCAAGATCAATGCCTTGTAACTGTTGATAAAGAAGGCAATCTCATGATGCATGATTTGATTCAAGGCATGGGCAGAGAAATCGTGCGTGCAGAATCCCCTGACAATCCTGGAGAACGTAGTAGATTGTGGCATAATGAAGATATAACAGACGTATTGACGAAGCAATCT GGAACGGAAGACGTTGAAGGACTCGCTTTAGATATGCAAGAGTCTGACGAGTGTAGCTTCAGTACAGAAGCATTTGGAAAGATGCAGAGTCTGAGATTGCTCAAACTCAATAACATAAAGCTCACTGGAAGTTACGACAATCTTTCCAAAGAGTTAAGATGGTTGTGTTGGCATGGATTTCCTCTGAAGGTCATACCTGAAGATTTCGATCAATCAAACCTTGTTGCTATTGACCTGAGCTATAGCAAACTCATACGAGTTTGGGTGGATACTGACGTG CTGCTCAAGAATCTGAAAATCATCAATCTCAGTCATTCCCATTACCTAACAGAATCACCAGATCTTTCCAAAATCCCAAATCTAGAAAAACTGATATTGGTAAATTGTGTAAGATTGTCTAAGATTCACCCATCCATTGGGCATCTTGAAAGACTTTCGTTGGTAAATCTTGAGGACTGCAAAACGCTTCAGTATTTACCAGGGGATTTCTGTAAGTCAAAATCAGTTGAGACTCTTATTCTTAAAGGCTGTACAGGATTTATAAAACTGAAGGACAAGGGGGAGATGGTATCATCGACAACACTTCAAGCAAGCCATACAATGACAATGAAATTACCATCCTCAATAGCAGGATTGAAGAACCTGAGATCTGTGCTCCTTTCATTGCATGGCTTAAGTTCTTTGACACTTTTAGGTCTTGGAAACTGCGGTTTAACTGATGATGCAATCCCTAAGGATCTTGGGAGTCTATTTTCCTTAGAAATATTGGAGCTTGATGGCAATTTGTTTTATAGCCTACCTAGCCTCAGTGGACTCTCCAAGCTTAAAATGTTAGATTTGAGTTATTGCAAAAATCTTCTTGAAATCCCAGATTTACCAAGAAGTTTGGAAATCTTGAGAGCGAATCACTGCATTGCACTCGCAAAACTGCCTAATTTTTCAGAAATGTCAAGTATGGTAGAACTGCATCTAAATCACTCCCCCAAACTCACTGAGATTCTAGGCTTGCATAAGTCGTTAAACACTATGAGAAGGATTCATATGGAAGGCTGCACCAATCTCACTGCTGATTTTAGGAAGAACATCATactg GGATGGACTTCTTGCGGACATGGTGACATTTTTCTCAGTGGAATTTATGATATTCCGGAGTGGTTCCAGATTGTTGGTATTCATGAGCCCAATGATGTTCGTTTTAAAGTGCCTCGTAATTTTAGAGGATTGACTGTGTGCTGTGTTTTCGAAACATATTGTCCGGGATTTACTGTTACAAATATTACCAAGCGTAAGGCTTTGCACACCTGGGATGAATCTACCTGCTGGGTAGCTGATAGTGTACTCCGTTTGCAAAGTGTATTATCAAATGATGTACTCCATTTGCAAAGTGGGGACGAAGTCTCGATTTCTGCAGTTACAAAGGCTCATGGGAGAGGGAGAGTAATAGGGAGAGTGATGAAAACAGGAGTTAATCTAGTCTGGGATGATGGTAATGCCGGTGACAAATACACTAGCATTGAGGAGATTGGTGCTGTACCAAGAAATAATTCATCTGAAGAG actcttccatCTCCCTCGGTCCACACGGATGGTTGTTTGCCCATGGCTTCCGATCTCGAAAAGTGTGCCAATGAGGCATTCATCGATGACTGCTTCAAGTTGGCCGTTGACCTCTACACCCATGCCATCGCTTTCAACCCTCAGAGCGCTGAGCTCTACACCAACCGCGCACAGGCCAACATCAAATCCGGCAATCTCACTGAGGCTGTTGCGGATGCGAACAAGGCAATCGAGTTCGATCCATTATCGTACAAAGCGTATTTGCGCAAAGGAATTGCCTGCATCAAGCTCAAGGAATATCAGACTGCAAAAGCAACCCTGGAAATTGGTGCTCCTTTGGCCCCGCATGAGACAAGATTCGCTAATTTGATAAAAGAGTGTGATGAGAAAATTGCAGAGGAAACTGCTGTTCTACCAACGGCTTCATTGGAGAACATTACAGAGAATGTTATACCTGCAAAAGATGTTCAGCCTGCGAGTCAACCTTCCAATCAGGTGACTGTAGCATCTGTCAAACCAAAATACAGGCCTGAATTCTACCAGAAGCCAGAAGAAGTGGTTGTGACTATATTCGCCGAGGGCATACCAGCCAAAGACGTTAATGTTGACTTTGGTGAACAAAAATTAGGTGTTAGCATTGATGTTGCTGGTGAAGATACATATTATTTTCAGACCCACTTATTTGGAAAGATAATACCTGAAATGTGCAGATTTGACGTTCTGTCCACCAAAGTTGAAATTCGCCTGGCTAAAGCTGAACCATTACACTGGACATCTCTTGAATTCAGTGAGGACAACCCTGTTCCACTAAAGGTCACTGGCCCAGTTGTTGGAGTGCCAAGCCCATCCTACCTATCCTCGAAACCCCGTACAAATCCTGTCACTGTGCATCCCATGCCTTCAAATGATGCAAATCAACCAGATGGG AATACCATTGTGAAAGCAGAACCTCGTTCCTTCATTGCATCTGGTTTTAGCTTATCCGAAGAGCAGCACGATGTGGCAG GGCCACCAGTCAAACACAGAAAGCAACATCGCATAAAGTATGCTCAAAACCAGGAACCAAGTCTACTGAGAGGTGTGTATTTTAAGAATATGAAGTGGCATGCAGCAATAAAAGTTGACAAGAAACAAATCCACTTGGGCACTGTTGGTTCCCAAGAAGAGGCTGCTCATTTGTACGACAG GGCTGCTTTCATGTGTGGGAGGGAACCAAATTTTGAGCTTTCTGAGGAGGAGAAGCAAGAACTCAGGAAATTCAAGTGGGATGAATTCTTGGTAATGACTCGTCATGCAATTACCAATAAAA AACACATGAGAAGGCAAGGGGCAGAGTCAGAGAAGAGGTCCGAGAGTCCTCAATTAGAAGACAGCGACTGGGAGGATGACCAAGAAGAAGTGAGTGGCCTTTCAGCTTCAGAAGATGCAGAGCAAGACATGTCAGACTCTTGA
- the LOC126585081 gene encoding uncharacterized protein LOC126585081, protein MCCECLQMCFNVEVDLKVCRGLVGSTYKRRYTSSKITGKKCVIVCKALTKERNIITAEYGMPKNPLNQLHININSINGVLPIQFARKLLKMLKEKKRSEILFGFYTLENVPFLCIFDFYEVK, encoded by the exons ATGTGCTGTGAATGTTTGCAGATGTGCTTCAACGTTGAG GTGGACTTAAAAGTATGCAGGGGATTGGTAGGATCAACATATAAGAG ACGGTATACTTCTTCCAAAATAACAGGGAAAAAATGTGTGATTGTCTGCAAAGCACTTAccaaagaaagaaatataataa CTGCTGAGTATGGAATGCCAAAGAACCCACTTAATCAG CTACATATCAACATCAACAGCATCAACGGTGTGTTGCCAATTCAATTTGCAAGAAAGCTTTTGAAAATGctcaaggagaagaagaggtcAGAAATTTTGTTTGGATTTTATACTTTGGAAAATGTTCCATTCCTATGCATATTTGATTTTTATGAGGTCAAATAG